A window from Rhinolophus sinicus isolate RSC01 linkage group LG01, ASM3656204v1, whole genome shotgun sequence encodes these proteins:
- the SLC4A3 gene encoding anion exchange protein 3 isoform X2 — MLSLLEEVTGPNGTLSPEPRDAEGQGAGRAPSPSPRDSLASEDLEMFMLDLEDGDLWESTRGHLSPMAGGPACHRLEDNPGMRRHLVKKPSRTQGGRGSPGGTAPILRRKKKKKKLDRRPHEVFVELNELMLDRSQDPHWRETARWIKFEEDVEEETERWGKPHVASLSFRSLLELRRTIAHGAALLDLEQTTLPGIAHLVVETMIVSDQIRPEDRASVLRTLLLKHSHPNDDKDSGFFPRNTSSSSVNSVLGNHHPTPSHGPDGAVPTMADDLGEPAPLWPHDPDAKEKPLHMPGGDGHRGKSLKLLEKIPEDAEATVVLVGCVPFLEQPAAAFVRLSEAVLLESVLEVPVPVRFLFVMLGPRHTSTDYHELGRSIATLMSDKLFHEAAYQADDRQDLLSAISEFLDGSIVIPPSEVEGRDLLRSVAAFQRELLRKRREREQTKVDMTTRGGYVAPGKELSVELGGSEATPEDDPLLRTGSVFGGLIRDVKRRYPHYPSDLRDALHTQCVAAVLFIYFAALSPAITFGGLLGEKTEGLMGVSELIVSTAVLGVLFSLLGAQPLLVVGFSGPLLVFEEAFFKFCQAQDLEYLTGRVWVGLWLVVFVLALVAAEGSFLVRYISPFTQEIFAFLISFIFIYETFHKLYKVFMEHPLLPFYPPEGALEAGLDLNGSALSPTEGPPGPRNQPNTALLSLILMLGTFLIAFFLRKFRNSRFLGGKARRIIGDFGIPISILVMVLVDYSITDTYTQKLTVPTGLSVTSPHKRTWFIPPLGSARPFPPWMMVAASVPALLVLILIFMETQITALIVSQKARRLLKGSGFHLDLLLIGSLGGLCGLFGLPWLTAATVRSVTHVNALTVMRTAIAPGDKPQIQEVREQRVTGVLIASLVGLSIVMGSVLRRIPLAVLFGIFLYMGVTSLSGIQLSQRLLLIFMPAKHHPEQPYVTKVKTWRMHLFTCIQLGCIALLWVVKSTAASLAFPFLLLLTVPLRRCLLPRLFQDRELQALDSEDAEPNFDEDGQDEYNELHMPV; from the exons ATGCTGAGTCTGCTGGAGGAGGTCACAGGGCCCAATGGGACACTGAGCCCTGAGCCCCGGGATGCCGAGGGCCAGGGCGCTGGGAGggctccctctcccagccctcgAGACTCGCTGGCCTCAGAGGACTTAGAGATGTTCATGCTGGACCTTGAGGACGGTGACCTGTGGGAGTCCACCCGGGGCCATCTGAGCCCCATGGCAGGGGGACCAGCTT GTCACCGGCTGGAGGACAACCCTGGCATGCGTCGGCACCTAGTGAAGAAGCCATCTCGGACACAGGGCGGCAGGGGCAGTCCTGGCGGCACGGCTCCCATCCTGcgcaggaagaagaagaagaagaagctggACCGGAGGCCTCACGAG GTGTTCGTGGAGCTGAACGAGCTGATGCTGGACCGCAGCCAGGATCCCCACTGGCGGGAGACGGCCCGTTGGATCAAGTTTGAAGAGGAtgtggaggaagagacagagcgCTGGGGAAAGCCCCACGTGGCCTCCCTGTCCTTCCGCAGCCTCCTGGAACTCAGGAGGACCATCGCCCATG GAGCTGCACTCCTGGACCTGGAGCAGACCACTCTGCCAGGCATCGCACATCTTGTGGTGGAGACCATGATTGTGTCCGACCAGATCCGGCCAGAGGACAGGGCCAGTGTCCTGCGTACCCTGCTATTGAAGCACAG ccATCCCAACGATGACAAAGACAGTGGCTTCTTTCCCCGAAACACGTCCAGCTCCAGCGTGAACTCAGTCCTGGGCAATCACCACCCCACCCCGAGCCATGGCCCTGATGGGGCGGTTCCTACCATGGCCGATGACCTGGGGGAGCCAGCCCCACTCTGGCCTCATGACCCGGATGCTAAGGAG AAGCCCCTGCACATGCCTGGGGGAGATGGTCACCGGGGGAAAAGCCTGAAGCTGCTGGAGAAGATCCCCGAAGACGCTGAGGCTACTGTGGTGCTCGTGG GCTGTGTGCCTTTCCTAGAGCAGCCAGCAGCAGCTTTTGTGCGACTGAGTGAGGCTGTACTGCTGGAGTCTGTGCTTGAGGTCCCGGTGCCGGTTCGCTTCCTCTTCGTGATGCTGGGTCCCCGCCACACCAGCACTGACTATCATGAGCTTGGGCGCTCCATTGCCACCCTCATGTCTGACAAG CTGTTTCATGAGGCTGCCTACCAAGCAGACGACCGGCAGGACCTCCTGAGTGCCATCAGCGAGTTCCTGGACGGCAGCATTGTGATCCCCCCGTCGGAGGTGGAGGGCCGGGACCTGCTACGCTCCGTGGCTGCCTTCCAGCGAGAGCTGCTGAGGAAGCGACGGGAACGCGAACAGACCAAAGTTGACATGACCACCCGGGGAGGCTATGTGGCCCCTGGGAAAG AGCTGTCAGTGGAGTTGGGGGGCTCGGAGGCAACCCCTGAAGATGACCCCCTGCTGCGGACTGGCTCAGTGTTTGGGGGGCTTATCCGGGATGTGAAGCGCCGGTACCCGCACTACCCAAGTGACCTGCGCGACGCCCTGCACACCCAGTGTGTGGCAGCCGTGCTCTTCATCTACTTTGCTGCCCTCAGCCCGGCCATCACCTTTGGGGGGCTGCTAG GTGAGAAGACGGAGGGGTTGATGGGTGTGTCCGAGCTGATCGTGTCCACGGCTGTGCTTGGAGTCCTCTTCTCTCTGCTGGGGGCCCAGCCACTGCTTGTGGTTGGCTTCTCAGGGCCTCTGCTGGTCTTCGAAGAAGCCTTCTTCAAG TTCTGCCAAGCCCAGGACCTGGAATACCTCACCGGCCGGGTGTGGGTTGGCCTCTGGCTGGTGGTCTTCGTCCTTGCCCTGGTGGCCGCTGAGGGCAGCTTCCTGGTCCGCTACATCTCGCCTTTCACCCAGGAGATCTTTGCCTTCCTGATCTCTTTCATTTTCATCTATGAGACCTTCCATAAGCTGTACAAG GTGTTCATGGAGCACCCACTGCTGCCATTCTACCCCCCTGAGGGGgcactggaggctgggctggaCCTGAATGGGAGCGCCTTGTCCCCCACTGAGGGGCCGCCAGGCCCGAGGAACCAGCCCAACACGGCTCTGCTGTCCCTCATCCTCATGCTCGGGACCTTTCTCATTGCCTTCTTCCTACGCAAGTTCAGGAACAGCCGCTTCCTGGGAGGCAAG GCTCGCCGCATCATCGGCGATTTCGGCATCCCCATCTCCATTCTGGTGATGGTCCTGGTGGATTACTCCATCACAGATACCTACACACAG AAGCTGACCGTGCCCACGGGGCTCTCGGTGACCTCCCCCCATAAGCGTACATGGTTCATCCCGCCCTTGGGCAGTGCCCGTCCTTTCCCGCCCTGGATGATGGTGGCAGCCTCTGTCCCCGCCCTCCTGGTCCTCATCCTGATCTTCATGGAGACACAAATCACTGC GCTCATTGTCAGCCAGAAGGCGCGGAGGCTGCTCAAAGGCTCCGGCTTCCACCTGGACCTGCTGCTGATTGGCTCCCTGGGCGGGCTCTGCGGGCTGTTTGGGTTGCCCTGGCTCACAGCTGCCACTGTCCGCTCAGTCACCCACGTCAACGCCCTGACTGTTATGCGCACTGCCATTGCGCCTGGCGACAAGCCCCAGATCCAGGAGGTGCGGGAGCAGCGCGTCACCGGCGTGCTCATTGCCAGCCTCGTGG gcctGTCCATTGTCATGGGGTCTGTGCTGCGCCGGATCCCATTGGCCGTGCTCTTTGGGATTTTCCTGTACATGGGGGTCACGTCGCTGTCTGGTATCCAGCTGTCCCAGCGTCTGTTGCTCATCTTCATGCCAGCAAAACACCATCCTGAGCAGCCCTACGTGACCAAG GTGAAGACGTGGCGGATGCACCTGTTCACTTGCATCCAGCTGGGCTGCATCGCACTGCTCTGGGTGGTCAAGTCCACGGCGGCCTCGCTCGCCTTTCCCTTCCTGCTGCTGCTCACAGTGCCTCTGAGGCGTTGCCTTCTGCCCCGGCTCTTCCAGGACAGGGAGCTGCAGGCG